GGGTGTGGATTGCGGGAGTCTTCTTCTGTCCCATGACATTTCCGCGATGCAGCCAGGCGCCGATGGTCGGAAGCCGGAAGCCAGGGGCCGGAGGTCGGGATTTTTCAAGCATTTCGTGGTTTCCTGAGGCAGTTCGACAAATGAATCTTTGCTTGGACAAGCAGTTCGGGTTCAGTATAGTGAAGCTGTAACTGATTTGCGGTCAGGTTGGGGCTTGCGGTTTACTATCGGATGAGGAACGTTCATGGCAATTCTGCTACGCGAATCGGATGTACAAAAGCTCGCCAGCATGGAGATGGCGCTCGAAGCCGTGGAGGAAGCGTTCCGGCTGCAAGGGGATAAGAAGACAGATAACGTGCCCAGGCGGCGCTGCCGCATCGTGCGGGGTATTCTGCACGTGATGAGCGCATCCCTGCCGACCCTGGGTTGGGCCGGGCTCAAGAGCTACACGTCGGTTGAAGGCCAGGTCAGATTCCACGTTATTCTTTACAGCGGCGAAGACGGCCAGCCACTGGCGGTGATCGAGGCCGGTTTGCTGGGCCAGCTGCGCACCGGGGCGGCAACCGGAGTAGCCACCAAGTACATGTCCCGGGCTGGAGCTTCCAGGCTTGGAATCATCGGCACCGGGCTTCAGGCTCGCTCACAGCTCGCCGCTGTCTGTGCAGTCCGTCCTATCAAGAACATCTTGGCCTATGGGCGCGACGAAGAGCGCCGCCGGAGATTCTGCAATGAAATGAGCGAGATGCTGGGAATTCATGTGGAGGCCGCCTCCGAACCTGCGCAGGCAGTCAAGGATATGGACATCGTCGTTACGGCCACTAACTCGAAGGAGCCCGTGTTCGGCGGAGAATGGCTGGCCCCGGGAACGCATCTGAACGCGGTTGGCTCCAACCATCTGAGCCGGCGTGAGCTCGATGTAGAGGCCGTGCGCCGCAGCGCTTGCGTGGTAGTTGATTCGATCGAACAGGCGCTCATCGAGTCGGGAGACCTGATCAGCGCGGCGGAAGCGGGCGCATTCTACTGGGAAGATGCGCGGGAACTTGGCCTGGTTGTAATCGGGGACTTTCCAGGGCGGGAGGACGATAACGAAATCACACTCTTCAAGTCCAACGGCATAGCTCTCGAGGATGTGGCACTCGCGGGCCGAATCTATCAGGCTGCCGTGAAGGCCGGCATCGGCGAGCCCCTCCCACTCTAGGCGAAAAGCGGGCATAAGGATACATCCCGATTTTGGATCTCAGATTTTTGATTTTGGAGTCTGAGATTCAGTTCTTGACGAGTTTCAGCCGGCGCCAGAGCCAGAACCCGCAATCCAAAATCGGGATGCCCTTTTCCGGCCGGCGGAATTATCCATGATTGTCATGAAGTTCGGCGGAACTTCCGTCGAAGACGCGAACTCAATCGAGCGGGTCGCTGAAATCATTCGGGATCGTCTGCCTTGGAAGCCCGTGATCGTGGTTTCCGCCATGGGCAAAACCACGCGCAAGCTGCTCCGGGCGGCGACAGCCTCGGCCGCGGGAGACAGCCGGATCTGTGCCTCCCTGGTTGTGGATCTCAAGGCGCGGCATAAGAGCGAGGCGCGCCGCCTGGCCGGAAACGGGAGCGCCGTCTTCACCCGTATCGATGAATACTTTGGCGAGCTCGGCAAGCTGCTGGAAGGCCTGGCGATCCTTGGGGAGGTGCCCCCGCGCGGGCTGGACAAGATTCTATCCTACGGGGAACTCATCTCGTCGGCTATCGTCGCCGACGCGCTGTCTGCGCGGAGCATACCGGCCCATCTGCTTGACGCGCGGGAGTTGATAAAGACCAACGACTGTTACGGCGCTGCTGTCCCGTTTTTTGACCTCACGAACCACAACATCTGTTCCCGGGTGACTCCCTTGCTCGAGAGGGGCGAGGTTCCCGTTATCCAGGGCTTTATCGGCTCAGCGCGCAACGGCGCCACCACCACGCTCGGTTTCGAGGGATCTGACTACACCGCAGCGATCGTGGGGGCTGCGCTGGAGGCCTCCGACATCCAGATCTGGAAGGACGTTTCGGGTTTGATGACCGCTGATCCGGCTCTATTCGCGGGTGCGCGCACGGTAAAGTTGTGCTCCTACGCGGAGGCAGCCGAGCTCACCTACTTCGGCGCCAAGGTACTTCACCCGAAGGCGATCTATCCGGCAGCGCAGAAGGGCATTCCGGTGCACATATACAACTCGAAACGCCCGGAAGCCACCGGAACCTCTATATCGGCCACGGTGCCGGCGTGCACCAACCTGATCAAGTCGATCGCCTACAAACGGCCGGTCAAAGTCCTCCATGCCAATGCAGGCCAAGGAGTGGATGGTCCGGGAGCCCCCGGGATACCTGACTTTCTGCAGACCGTGCTCCAGGCCTGTGCGCGTCAGGGGATCCAACCGCTGATGACCACGGCATCGGCTTCCTGTGTGGCTCTTGTGTTCGACGCAGACTCCTTGGGAGAGGAGCGTGAACGTGATCTGCTCCAGGAACTCTCACGCCTCGGCCACTCCCGTGTCGAGGGAGGAAGGGCAGTCATATCTCTCGTCGGCAATGATTTTTCCCGCGATGCGGGCGTCGCGGGACGCGTTTTGAAAGCCGTTGAGGATCTCCAGCCCGGGATAGTCATGCACGGAGCGTCGCCAATCATGATGAATCTCGTCGTCGGCGACAGCCAGGTGGCAGATATTGTCGCCCGGCTCCACGAAGCATTTTTCCAGCAACTGGACCCCACGATCTTCGAATAAGCATGAAATGCGGCGGCTGATGATGTCGGGCCTGTTATTTTTGAATGGCCCCGACAAACGCCAGCGGCTCGCCCGCGCTGATCGGAGGGGTGCTGATAATGTAGAGCACCTCGCCGGCGAACGGTGCCCGGAGCTCGTAGATCTGTTTGCCGAAAAAGTCGGTTACAACCCCCAGGAGCGCTCCCTTCTCGACCATCTGGGTTTTCTGCACTTTCGGGAAGAAGAGCCCCGCCTTATCCTGGGAATTCGCAGGGAAATAGAGCACTTCAGCCGGGTCATACCAGGTGATCTTGGCCGGCGACTCAACCTTTCCGTCGACCATTTTCAGGTAGCGCATCAAGTTCAGCACCCCGCTCTCGATGGCGGTGATTTCGCTTTCGTCGCTCGACACACCCATGCCCCCGGATTCGATCGTGAGGCCCGGTTTCCCAAGTGTCATGGCTGTGTTGGAACAATACTTGGCGTCTTTGGGATTGGTGGGCCGGCTGCGGTCGATCACGATGTTATTGAGACCGAAGACAATGGCCATCTGCCTTGCAGGCTCGTCCACTTTCGGGTTGCCGATGGGATTCCAGTAGCTGTAAGGACGGAGCGACTCGTTGCCGTCGCCGCAGTGCAAGTCCACCAGATAATCCGTGCGCTCGATCACCTCCTTCGTGATCACATAGGCGATGCGCTCAGAGATGGTTCCGTCGATGTTTCCCGGAT
The Terriglobia bacterium genome window above contains:
- a CDS encoding aspartate kinase; translated protein: MIVMKFGGTSVEDANSIERVAEIIRDRLPWKPVIVVSAMGKTTRKLLRAATASAAGDSRICASLVVDLKARHKSEARRLAGNGSAVFTRIDEYFGELGKLLEGLAILGEVPPRGLDKILSYGELISSAIVADALSARSIPAHLLDARELIKTNDCYGAAVPFFDLTNHNICSRVTPLLERGEVPVIQGFIGSARNGATTTLGFEGSDYTAAIVGAALEASDIQIWKDVSGLMTADPALFAGARTVKLCSYAEAAELTYFGAKVLHPKAIYPAAQKGIPVHIYNSKRPEATGTSISATVPACTNLIKSIAYKRPVKVLHANAGQGVDGPGAPGIPDFLQTVLQACARQGIQPLMTTASASCVALVFDADSLGEERERDLLQELSRLGHSRVEGGRAVISLVGNDFSRDAGVAGRVLKAVEDLQPGIVMHGASPIMMNLVVGDSQVADIVARLHEAFFQQLDPTIFE
- a CDS encoding succinylglutamate desuccinylase/aspartoacylase family protein produces the protein MDHSHLGAEIFAILLVALALSCSILPAQTFKVGSLQVPPGQMQSGFLTVPRGMDGETQIPVTVINGAARGPALAVIAGNHGYEYPPILATQRLLSRIEPQKLKGRVVIVHVANLPSFMKRTIYYSPIDGKNLNRVYPGNIDGTISERIAYVITKEVIERTDYLVDLHCGDGNESLRPYSYWNPIGNPKVDEPARQMAIVFGLNNIVIDRSRPTNPKDAKYCSNTAMTLGKPGLTIESGGMGVSSDESEITAIESGVLNLMRYLKMVDGKVESPAKITWYDPAEVLYFPANSQDKAGLFFPKVQKTQMVEKGALLGVVTDFFGKQIYELRAPFAGEVLYIISTPPISAGEPLAFVGAIQK
- a CDS encoding ornithine cyclodeaminase family protein, which codes for MAILLRESDVQKLASMEMALEAVEEAFRLQGDKKTDNVPRRRCRIVRGILHVMSASLPTLGWAGLKSYTSVEGQVRFHVILYSGEDGQPLAVIEAGLLGQLRTGAATGVATKYMSRAGASRLGIIGTGLQARSQLAAVCAVRPIKNILAYGRDEERRRRFCNEMSEMLGIHVEAASEPAQAVKDMDIVVTATNSKEPVFGGEWLAPGTHLNAVGSNHLSRRELDVEAVRRSACVVVDSIEQALIESGDLISAAEAGAFYWEDARELGLVVIGDFPGREDDNEITLFKSNGIALEDVALAGRIYQAAVKAGIGEPLPL